A genomic region of Xanthocytophaga agilis contains the following coding sequences:
- the thiC gene encoding phosphomethylpyrimidine synthase ThiC: MTTEQPSTHTISCDPFPGSQKIYVKGNLHDIEVAMREISLTDTKLSSGNKETNAPVTVYDTSGPYTDPAIAIDVRKGLPRLRQSWITKRGDVEQLPEITSDYGKKRLYDTSLDHLRFEHIQKPLRAKAGNNVTQLHYAKKGIITPEMEYIAIRENQRIDYLKDLLNGQYETLAQQHAGHSFGANTPKGLITPEFVRQEVAAGRAVIPSNINHPESESMIIGRNFLVKINANLGNSAVSSSIEEEVEKAVWACRWGADTIMDLSTGKNIHETREWIIRNSPVPIGTVPIYQALEKVGGRPEALTWEIFRDTIIEQAEQGVDYFTIHAGVLLRYIPLTAKRVTGIVSRGGSIMAKWCLAHHKENFLYTHFEELCEIMKQYDVSFSLGDGLRPGSIADANDAAQFAELETLGELTKIAWKHDVQVIIEGPGHVPMHLIKENMDKQLKECHEAPFYTLGPLTTDIAPGYDHITSAIGAAMIGWFGTAMLCYVTPKEHLGLPNKKDVKDGVIAYKIAAHAADLAKGHPGAQYRDNALSKARFEFRWEDQFNLSLDPDTAREFHDETLPADGAKVAHFCSMCGPKFCSMHITQEIRDFAEKNMVEKSEEFKQQGSELYL; this comes from the coding sequence ATGACAACCGAACAACCATCCACACACACCATTTCCTGTGATCCCTTTCCTGGCTCACAAAAGATCTATGTCAAAGGTAATCTGCATGACATTGAAGTAGCCATGCGTGAAATCTCTCTAACAGATACCAAACTGTCATCCGGCAACAAAGAAACGAATGCTCCGGTTACAGTATATGACACCAGTGGACCCTATACAGATCCGGCCATTGCTATTGATGTGCGCAAAGGATTGCCTCGCTTACGCCAAAGCTGGATTACGAAACGGGGAGATGTAGAACAACTTCCTGAGATTACATCTGACTATGGCAAAAAACGACTGTATGACACCTCGCTGGATCATCTTCGGTTTGAACACATTCAGAAACCATTACGAGCCAAAGCAGGAAACAATGTCACTCAGCTTCATTATGCCAAAAAAGGGATTATTACACCTGAAATGGAATACATAGCCATTCGGGAAAATCAGCGCATCGATTACTTGAAAGACCTATTAAATGGACAATACGAAACCCTAGCTCAACAACACGCAGGCCATTCTTTTGGAGCCAACACACCCAAAGGACTCATTACACCAGAGTTTGTACGACAGGAAGTAGCAGCAGGAAGAGCTGTAATCCCATCCAATATCAACCATCCAGAAAGTGAATCCATGATTATTGGACGCAACTTTCTAGTAAAGATCAATGCCAATCTGGGCAACAGTGCAGTCTCATCCAGCATTGAAGAAGAAGTAGAAAAAGCTGTATGGGCCTGTCGCTGGGGAGCAGATACCATCATGGATTTGTCTACAGGCAAAAATATACATGAAACCCGTGAGTGGATTATACGCAATTCCCCTGTACCCATCGGAACAGTTCCTATCTATCAGGCGCTGGAAAAAGTAGGTGGACGTCCGGAAGCACTGACATGGGAAATATTTCGGGATACGATCATTGAACAGGCTGAGCAGGGAGTGGATTATTTTACCATTCACGCAGGGGTGTTGTTACGTTATATTCCACTTACAGCCAAGCGAGTCACAGGTATTGTTTCCAGAGGCGGTTCTATTATGGCCAAATGGTGTCTGGCGCATCATAAGGAGAACTTCCTGTATACTCACTTTGAGGAACTTTGTGAAATCATGAAACAGTATGATGTTTCTTTCTCTCTAGGTGATGGTTTGCGTCCGGGTTCGATTGCCGATGCCAATGATGCAGCTCAGTTTGCTGAACTGGAGACCTTAGGAGAACTCACCAAAATAGCTTGGAAACACGACGTACAGGTTATTATCGAAGGCCCTGGTCATGTGCCTATGCATCTGATCAAAGAGAATATGGACAAACAACTGAAAGAATGCCATGAGGCACCTTTCTATACATTAGGGCCATTAACAACAGACATTGCTCCTGGTTATGATCATATTACATCTGCTATTGGTGCAGCCATGATTGGTTGGTTTGGTACAGCTATGCTTTGTTATGTTACGCCCAAAGAACACCTGGGTCTACCAAATAAGAAAGATGTAAAAGATGGAGTAATTGCCTATAAAATTGCCGCTCATGCAGCCGACCTGGCAAAAGGACATCCGGGAGCACAATACCGGGACAACGCCCTGAGCAAAGCCCGCTTTGAGTTTCGCTGGGAAGATCAGTTTAACCTTTCACTGGACCCAGATACTGCACGCGAATTTCATGATGAAACGCTTCCTGCTGACGGGGCCAAGGTCGCCCACTTCTGCTCTATGTGCGGACCTAAATTCTGCTCTATGCATATTACTCAGGAAATCCGTGACTTTGCAGAAAAGAATATGGTAGAGAAATCGGAGGAATTTAAACAACAGGGAAGCGAACTGTACTTGTAA
- a CDS encoding thiamine phosphate synthase — MDLIVLSSPEAIEKEAQIVNVLFEEGLSVFHCRKPQWSADQVAELIQGIALPYRSQITIHQHHKLAEELGLQRLHYTEANRKTVSQTELSLHRQKDITLSTSLHQLSDYNTTAQQFDYVFYGPVFNSISKQGYTAVVSGDFQLPPRQSTQAKRIGLGGIDETNIHQAAAYGFEGVAVLGTLWTQPQKAVQRFRSLKRITDTY, encoded by the coding sequence ATGGATCTTATTGTACTATCCAGTCCGGAAGCTATTGAGAAAGAAGCACAGATAGTCAATGTTCTTTTTGAGGAAGGATTGTCTGTATTTCACTGTCGTAAACCTCAATGGTCTGCTGATCAGGTAGCTGAGCTTATACAGGGTATTGCGCTTCCCTACCGAAGCCAGATTACTATTCATCAACATCATAAACTGGCAGAAGAATTAGGATTACAACGCCTGCATTACACTGAGGCAAATAGAAAAACAGTTTCACAAACCGAGTTGTCTTTACATCGGCAGAAGGATATTACGCTTTCAACTTCCCTGCATCAACTTAGTGACTATAATACTACAGCTCAGCAGTTTGATTATGTGTTTTATGGACCTGTCTTCAACAGCATTTCCAAACAAGGGTATACGGCTGTTGTATCAGGTGACTTTCAGTTACCGCCACGCCAATCCACTCAAGCAAAACGCATTGGATTAGGGGGTATAGATGAAACCAATATACACCAGGCAGCAGCCTACGGTTTCGAGGGTGTAGCAGTATTAGGTACGCTATGGACACAACCACAGAAAGCGGTACAACGATTCAGAAGTTTAAAGCGCATTACAGACACCTACTAA
- a CDS encoding thiamine phosphate synthase — MDTTTESGTTIQKFKAHYRHLLIKHMVSKLHYISQGHSPAEQLRNIQRALDAGCDWIQLRWKNVPAQEVEQVAIAIRALCEPYRAKLIINDFPDVAHAVDAHGVHLGLTDMSVAVARQIVGPDKIIGGTANTLEDILQRVDEQCTYVGLGPFRFTTTKEKLSPILGLEGYHAIMHQLRSRAISIPIIAIGGLQQEDLPALLKTGVHGIAVSGLITQSAEKETLVTNLKALLDEEQIQV, encoded by the coding sequence ATGGACACAACCACAGAAAGCGGTACAACGATTCAGAAGTTTAAAGCGCATTACAGACACCTACTAATAAAACATATGGTAAGTAAACTTCATTATATCTCTCAGGGACATAGTCCAGCCGAACAATTACGCAACATTCAACGTGCCCTGGATGCTGGTTGTGACTGGATACAGCTGCGCTGGAAAAATGTGCCAGCCCAGGAAGTAGAACAGGTAGCTATTGCCATCAGAGCCTTGTGCGAACCCTATAGGGCGAAACTGATTATCAACGACTTCCCGGATGTTGCCCATGCAGTAGATGCACATGGTGTACATCTTGGCCTCACAGATATGTCGGTAGCAGTTGCCCGTCAGATTGTTGGTCCGGATAAAATTATTGGAGGAACAGCCAATACCCTGGAAGATATACTCCAGCGCGTAGATGAACAATGTACCTATGTAGGCCTCGGACCCTTCCGGTTTACTACCACCAAAGAAAAACTCAGCCCAATATTAGGCCTGGAAGGATACCATGCCATTATGCACCAACTGCGTTCCAGAGCCATTTCTATCCCGATTATTGCCATTGGTGGATTACAACAGGAAGATCTTCCCGCTTTACTCAAAACAGGAGTACACGGAATAGCCGTCTCAGGCTTAATCACACAAAGTGCAGAAAAAGAAACCCTAGTCACAAACCTCAAAGCATTACTGGATGAAGAACAGATTCAGGTATAG
- a CDS encoding thiazole synthase encodes MTKPLIIAGKTFSSRLFLGTGKFASAQQMQDAILASGTELVTVALKRVDVHNPQDRLLDHLKHPRINLLPNTSGVRNAREAVFAAQLAREALETNWVKLEIHPDPRYLMPDPIETLKATEELAKLGFIVLPYIHADPVLCKRLEEAGTAAVMPLGSPIGSNKGLKTLDFLEIIIEQSNVPVIVDAGIGAPSDAAKAMELGVDAVLVNTAIAASENPVQMATAFKIATECGRIAHDACLAKSVTHAIASSPLTAFLDD; translated from the coding sequence ATGACAAAACCACTCATTATAGCAGGAAAAACCTTTTCCTCCCGCCTCTTTCTAGGCACCGGAAAATTTGCCTCTGCCCAACAAATGCAGGATGCCATACTTGCATCAGGCACAGAACTCGTCACTGTAGCGTTGAAACGTGTCGATGTTCACAATCCTCAGGATCGATTACTGGATCACCTGAAACATCCCAGAATCAATCTGCTACCCAATACCTCCGGTGTACGCAATGCACGGGAAGCCGTATTTGCAGCCCAACTGGCACGGGAAGCCTTGGAAACCAATTGGGTAAAGTTGGAAATACATCCAGATCCCCGGTACCTGATGCCTGACCCAATAGAAACCCTTAAAGCCACTGAAGAACTGGCCAAACTAGGTTTTATTGTATTGCCATACATTCATGCAGATCCGGTCTTATGCAAACGGCTCGAAGAGGCAGGTACTGCAGCCGTGATGCCTCTCGGTTCGCCCATTGGCAGCAACAAGGGGCTAAAAACCCTGGACTTTCTGGAAATCATTATCGAACAAAGCAATGTTCCTGTCATTGTTGATGCAGGTATTGGAGCTCCCTCCGATGCAGCCAAAGCTATGGAACTGGGTGTAGATGCGGTACTGGTTAATACAGCCATTGCAGCTTCTGAAAATCCGGTTCAGATGGCAACAGCCTTCAAAATCGCTACCGAATGTGGCCGTATAGCCCATGACGCCTGTCTGGCCAAATCGGTGACTCATGCTATAGCTTCCAGTCCTTTAACTGCTTTTTTAGATGATTAA
- the thiH gene encoding 2-iminoacetate synthase ThiH, which yields MINFQALFDRQDWEQVKSSIYAKTETDVEKALSSSKRTVEDFKALISPAALPYLESMARLSRQTTLKRFGKTIQLFVPMYLSNECQNICTYCGFSFDNKVKRRTLTDEEILQEASVLKQMGFDHILLVTGEANHTVHVDYFKNAIRLLRPHFANISIEVQPLEQHEYEALIPEGLYSVLVYQETYHKERYKMYHPKGKKANFYYRLETPDRLGKAQIHKIGLGALLGLEDWRTDSFFCALHLDYLQKTYWQTKYSVSFPRIRPAEGITAPEYIITDRELVQLICAYRLFSEEVELSMSTRESEKFRNHILSLGITTISAGSKTNPGGYAVEPDTLEQFEISDERSPQEMAQVITDQGYEPVWKDWDRSYWG from the coding sequence ATGATTAACTTTCAGGCTCTTTTTGACAGACAGGACTGGGAACAGGTAAAATCATCTATCTATGCCAAGACAGAGACAGATGTAGAAAAAGCATTGTCCTCCTCAAAGCGTACAGTAGAAGACTTTAAAGCATTGATTTCGCCTGCTGCTCTCCCCTATCTGGAATCGATGGCACGGTTAAGTCGTCAAACCACCCTGAAACGGTTTGGTAAGACAATTCAACTCTTTGTCCCTATGTATTTGAGCAATGAGTGCCAGAATATCTGTACCTATTGTGGCTTTAGCTTTGACAACAAAGTAAAACGACGTACCCTTACGGATGAAGAAATTCTTCAGGAAGCATCTGTACTAAAACAGATGGGGTTTGATCATATTCTGCTGGTAACAGGGGAAGCCAATCATACCGTACATGTGGACTATTTCAAAAATGCCATTCGTCTGCTTCGTCCCCACTTTGCCAATATCTCCATTGAGGTACAACCCTTGGAGCAACATGAATACGAAGCATTGATTCCGGAAGGATTGTATTCGGTACTTGTCTATCAGGAAACCTATCACAAAGAGCGATATAAAATGTATCATCCAAAAGGCAAGAAGGCAAATTTTTACTATCGCTTAGAGACACCAGACAGATTGGGCAAAGCACAGATTCATAAAATTGGACTGGGGGCTTTACTAGGCCTGGAAGACTGGCGTACAGACTCGTTTTTTTGTGCCTTGCATCTGGACTACCTGCAAAAAACCTACTGGCAAACAAAGTACTCTGTCTCGTTTCCACGCATCCGTCCGGCTGAAGGAATTACTGCCCCCGAATATATTATTACAGACCGCGAACTGGTTCAGTTGATCTGTGCTTATCGTCTTTTTAGTGAAGAGGTAGAACTCTCTATGTCTACACGAGAATCAGAAAAGTTTCGGAATCACATACTTTCATTGGGGATTACAACCATCAGTGCAGGCTCCAAAACCAATCCGGGTGGGTATGCAGTAGAACCCGACACACTGGAACAATTTGAAATATCAGACGAACGTAGTCCTCAGGAAATGGCACAGGTCATTACAGACCAGGGCTATGAACCGGTGTGGAAAGACTGGGATAGAAGTTACTGGGGATAA
- a CDS encoding HesA/MoeB/ThiF family protein has protein sequence MKNFERDELIRYSRQLMLPEVGIEGQEKLKTARVLVIGAGGLGCPILQYLTAAGVGTIGIVDFDKVELHNLHRQILYHTEDIGKLKAEVAAQKLQTQNPYVRFDVHPVMIHEENADELISVYDLVIDGSDNFHTRYLVNDTCVKYNKPLIYGSIFKFEGQLAVFNYRGGKNLRDIYPEPPNPEDVPNCSEVGVIGVLPGVIGTLMANQVIRLITGSGKVSDDLTIFNLLQDTFTKLALV, from the coding sequence ATGAAAAACTTTGAACGCGACGAACTTATTCGCTATAGTCGCCAGCTAATGTTGCCAGAGGTAGGCATCGAAGGACAGGAAAAACTTAAGACAGCCCGGGTACTGGTCATAGGTGCCGGAGGGTTAGGCTGTCCTATTCTGCAATATCTGACAGCAGCAGGTGTAGGTACTATTGGCATTGTCGACTTTGATAAAGTAGAACTACACAATCTCCATCGCCAGATTCTGTATCACACGGAAGATATAGGCAAACTCAAAGCGGAGGTGGCAGCCCAAAAACTGCAGACGCAAAACCCATACGTTCGCTTTGATGTTCATCCAGTTATGATCCATGAAGAAAATGCAGATGAACTTATCTCCGTCTATGATCTGGTAATTGATGGTTCTGACAACTTCCACACCCGCTATCTGGTCAATGATACCTGTGTAAAATATAACAAACCACTGATATACGGAAGTATCTTCAAATTTGAAGGTCAACTGGCTGTGTTTAATTACCGAGGTGGTAAAAATCTGCGTGACATTTATCCGGAACCACCCAATCCCGAAGATGTACCTAATTGCAGTGAAGTAGGTGTCATAGGTGTTTTACCAGGTGTGATAGGTACGCTTATGGCCAATCAGGTAATACGGCTTATTACAGGATCTGGTAAAGTATCCGATGACCTGACCATTTTCAATCTGTTACAGGATACGTTTACCAAGTTAGCGTTAGTTTAA
- a CDS encoding DUF2798 domain-containing protein: protein MKKKHFKYINTLLVVVPMTLIMAFVGLMRTYGFGENWHIRFFNTWIIMAPVAYISAFLIIPNARKLAEKIAIRE from the coding sequence ATGAAAAAGAAGCATTTCAAGTACATTAACACACTTTTGGTTGTAGTGCCTATGACATTGATCATGGCATTTGTAGGTCTGATGCGTACCTACGGATTTGGCGAAAACTGGCACATCCGGTTTTTTAATACCTGGATTATTATGGCTCCTGTTGCCTATATCTCCGCCTTTCTGATTATTCCTAATGCCCGAAAACTGGCTGAAAAAATTGCGATAAGAGAATAG
- a CDS encoding Crp/Fnr family transcriptional regulator: MSKTQLAHYICTIISVSEEELDYILSYFHPLKPVKNEILIPSGQVNQRMFFINKGCLRIFFIQPDGQEATRYLAFENKFATALSSFITKEPSLESIQALEHTEVLYISRTDFYHLLEHIPTWEKFYRSYLERAYVHNTQRLMSFVTMTAAERYKQLLEENPIIVQRLPNKVVASYLNLSQETLSRLKSKV; this comes from the coding sequence ATGAGTAAAACCCAGCTTGCCCATTATATTTGTACAATCATTTCGGTTTCAGAAGAAGAGTTAGATTATATTCTCTCTTACTTCCATCCCTTGAAACCTGTCAAAAATGAGATTCTGATTCCATCAGGACAAGTGAACCAACGTATGTTTTTTATTAACAAAGGTTGTTTGCGTATCTTTTTCATTCAGCCTGACGGACAGGAAGCTACCCGGTATCTTGCATTTGAAAATAAGTTTGCCACAGCACTCAGCAGTTTCATTACCAAAGAACCTTCTTTGGAATCTATTCAGGCTCTGGAACATACTGAAGTTTTGTATATCAGTCGTACCGATTTTTATCATTTGCTGGAACATATCCCAACCTGGGAGAAATTCTATCGTAGTTACCTGGAGAGAGCCTATGTACACAATACTCAAAGACTAATGAGCTTTGTCACTATGACTGCGGCAGAACGCTATAAACAACTTCTGGAAGAAAATCCCATTATTGTACAGCGTTTACCCAATAAAGTAGTAGCCTCGTATCTTAATCTCTCTCAGGAAACGCTAAGTCGACTCAAATCCAAAGTATAA
- a CDS encoding gamma-glutamylcyclotransferase family protein, which yields MKSDKLINELNKKKNIQTVSTETLDSLDLTEVERNFIKTYRPEKSLIVYGTLAPDKPNHHVVQHIQGRWQKGTIRGKLYNEGWGAVQGYPGFKHVGIEEQQEINVYVLSSDELVTNWAVLDEFEGEEYRRLLAQFELETGETGVGFIYAINEEK from the coding sequence ATGAAATCAGACAAACTAATTAACGAACTGAATAAGAAAAAGAACATCCAGACTGTAAGCACAGAGACACTTGATAGTCTGGATCTCACTGAAGTTGAAAGAAACTTTATAAAGACTTATAGACCTGAAAAATCATTGATTGTTTATGGTACACTGGCTCCGGATAAACCCAATCACCATGTAGTACAACATATTCAGGGAAGATGGCAGAAAGGAACTATCCGAGGAAAATTATACAATGAAGGCTGGGGAGCAGTGCAAGGGTATCCGGGCTTTAAACATGTAGGGATAGAAGAGCAACAAGAGATAAACGTATATGTTCTTTCATCAGATGAATTAGTTACAAACTGGGCAGTGTTGGATGAATTTGAAGGTGAAGAATACAGACGACTATTAGCCCAATTCGAATTGGAAACCGGAGAGACAGGAGTAGGTTTTATTTATGCCATCAATGAAGAAAAGTAG
- a CDS encoding alpha/beta hydrolase — translation MKEETAQNIGPSRIEMVYQRLGDPTSPPVFLIMGGGAQMIAWPDGFCAELVNQGLQLIRFDNRDTGLSTHFSNAPMPNLPAAKAGDFSSVAYTLSDMAADTVGLMDALGFESVHLVGASMGGMIAQTIAIEYPTRVRSLTSMMSTTGNPTVGQPDYGVLASLGAPPSDDRQGAIDWQVKALRVIGSTKYPFDAIAAAETAGRAWDRDHDPLGMLRQAVAVLKSGDRTELLHTLHVPTLVIHGTDDKMMDVSGGKATAKAIPGAELVLFEGMGHNFPKPLWTEFASRIAGLIHRVEVSVM, via the coding sequence ATGAAAGAAGAAACAGCTCAGAACATTGGTCCCTCAAGGATTGAAATGGTGTATCAGCGCTTAGGTGATCCTACCTCTCCTCCGGTTTTTCTAATCATGGGAGGTGGTGCACAAATGATTGCCTGGCCTGATGGTTTTTGTGCTGAACTGGTTAATCAGGGTTTACAACTGATTCGGTTCGACAACCGGGATACAGGACTGTCTACGCACTTTTCCAATGCACCTATGCCCAATCTACCAGCTGCAAAAGCAGGCGATTTTTCCTCGGTGGCCTATACACTATCTGACATGGCCGCCGATACGGTTGGATTAATGGATGCCTTAGGCTTTGAAAGTGTACATCTGGTAGGTGCTTCAATGGGTGGTATGATTGCCCAGACTATTGCCATTGAATACCCAACACGTGTTCGTTCATTAACATCTATGATGTCTACTACAGGAAATCCTACAGTAGGACAGCCCGACTATGGAGTGTTAGCCTCTTTGGGCGCACCTCCCAGTGACGATCGTCAGGGAGCTATTGACTGGCAGGTGAAAGCCCTTCGGGTAATCGGATCAACAAAGTATCCTTTTGATGCAATTGCAGCGGCAGAGACTGCTGGCCGTGCCTGGGATCGTGACCATGATCCACTGGGAATGTTGCGACAGGCTGTTGCTGTACTTAAATCAGGTGATCGTACAGAACTTCTACATACTTTACATGTACCAACATTGGTAATACATGGAACGGATGACAAAATGATGGATGTTAGTGGTGGAAAAGCAACTGCAAAGGCTATCCCTGGTGCTGAACTTGTGCTTTTTGAAGGAATGGGACATAACTTCCCCAAGCCCTTGTGGACGGAGTTTGCATCCCGGATTGCCGGTCTCATTCATCGGGTGGAAGTATCCGTTATGTGA